Proteins encoded within one genomic window of Aspergillus nidulans FGSC A4 chromosome VII:
- a CDS encoding 60S ribosomal protein uL2 (transcript_id=CADANIAT00008967): MGRVIRNQRKGRGSIFTAHTRLNKAPAQFRVLDYAERHGYTRGVVKEIIHDAGRGAPLAKVQFRHPYKFKHITETFIANEGMYTGQFIYAGKNAALTIGNILPLASVPEGTVISNVEEKAGDRGALGRTSGNYVTVIGHNPDEGKTRVKLPSGAKKVIKNTARGMIGIVAGGGRTDKPLLKASRAKHKFAVKRNSWPKTRGVAMNPVDHPHGGGNHQHIGKASTISRYAAHGQKAGLIAARRTGLLRGTQKTKD, translated from the exons ATGGGTCGTGTGATCCGCAACCAGAGGAAGGGCCGTGGCTCCATTTTCA CGGCTCACACCCGTCTCAACAAGGCCCCCGCCCAGTTCCGTGTCCTCGACTACGCTGAGCGACATGGATACACTCGCGGTGTCGTGAAGGAGATTATCCACGACGCTGGTCGTGGTGCTCCTCTCGCTAAGGTCCAGTTCCGCCACCCCTACAAGTTCAAGCACATCACCGAGACCTTTATCGCCAACGAGGGCATGTACACCGGCCAATTCATCTACGCTGGAAAGAACGCCGCTCTGACCATCGGAAACATCCTTCCCCTCGCCTCCGTCCCCGAAGGTACCGTCATCTCCAACgtcgaggagaaggctggTGACCGTGGTGCTCTTGGTCGTACCTCTGGAAACTATGTTACCGTCATCGGCCACAACCCCGATGAGGGCAAGACTCGTGTCAAGCTCCCCTCCGGCGCTAAGAAGGTCATCAAGAACACTGCTCGTGGCATGATCGGTATcgttgctggtggtggtcgtACCGACAAGCCTCTCCTGA AGGCTTCTCGTGCCAAGCACAAGTTTGCTGTCAAGCGCAACAGCTGGCCCAAGACTCGTGGTGTTGCCATGAACCCCGTTGATCAC CCTCACGGTGGTGGTAACCACCAGCACATCGGTAAGGCCTCGACCATCTCCCGCTACGCCGCCCACGGTCAAAAAGCGGGTCTCATTGCCGCCCGGAGAACTGGTCTGCTCCGTGGTacccagaagaccaaggatTAA